One window from the genome of Candidatus Poribacteria bacterium encodes:
- a CDS encoding RNA polymerase sigma factor, whose protein sequence is MRNDNVELIRRTLEGDDAAFADLVRKYQKRVHALAWRKIGDFHIAEDITQEAFLQVYRKLATLKDPNQFPGWLYVIANRRCLAWLRKKRIQTEQLEETDITVVESTSYSRHVAAEQAENAMETKRELVKNLLAKLKESDRTVLTLYYFGEMTYAEISEFLGVSVNTVATRVHRARERLKQYEPMIREVLGSFQLSPNLTENIMREIPRIKPLPPTGGKTPVVPWATATSMAILTVIGLGISNQYAARFQQPYSFDATSEMTVEIIDASIVLDFPSKPDVRNQVGRAATALHATVEQDPVFFQRQAGQVTDQITIGKSMAWMHVGDKWDPSQMALVRTEFNSGISYRSKEYVGPQTIPELMNVFDEIYNLKHSDTIVTVFSRESIAEINPDEVAGLHAWQELLSKEGISSQFTLTEIDARYPRNTWLQRLLERNIIIENLADYFFVMGHRYQLAFLEDNPYLWETEIQEVSSTEAWETYKTTYIDELIRYYTKTRKARDYSSFNPTEKP, encoded by the coding sequence ATGAGAAACGACAATGTTGAACTGATTCGACGGACCCTTGAAGGCGATGATGCTGCTTTTGCGGACTTGGTTAGGAAGTATCAGAAGCGAGTTCACGCGCTGGCATGGCGGAAAATTGGGGATTTCCATATCGCTGAAGATATTACGCAGGAGGCGTTTCTACAAGTCTATCGGAAATTGGCGACGCTGAAAGATCCGAATCAGTTTCCGGGATGGCTTTATGTCATCGCCAACCGCCGCTGCCTCGCGTGGCTCCGAAAGAAACGGATCCAGACAGAACAATTGGAGGAGACGGATATAACAGTGGTAGAGAGCACTTCATATTCCAGACACGTCGCTGCAGAGCAGGCAGAAAACGCAATGGAAACTAAACGCGAACTGGTTAAAAACTTATTAGCAAAGTTGAAGGAAAGCGATCGCACCGTACTGACACTCTACTACTTCGGTGAAATGACATACGCGGAGATAAGTGAGTTTTTAGGCGTATCCGTCAATACCGTCGCGACGCGTGTTCACCGTGCACGGGAACGCTTAAAGCAGTATGAACCTATGATTCGAGAGGTACTCGGCAGTTTTCAATTGTCTCCCAATTTAACCGAGAACATCATGCGTGAAATTCCGCGTATCAAGCCTCTACCGCCTACTGGTGGAAAAACACCGGTTGTCCCGTGGGCAACCGCCACCTCAATGGCTATTCTCACTGTGATAGGGCTTGGCATTAGCAACCAATACGCAGCGCGTTTTCAGCAGCCTTACAGTTTTGATGCGACATCCGAGATGACAGTCGAGATTATTGACGCATCTATTGTCCTTGATTTTCCGTCAAAGCCGGATGTGCGAAATCAGGTTGGGCGGGCTGCTACTGCTTTGCATGCCACTGTAGAACAAGACCCCGTTTTTTTTCAAAGGCAAGCGGGGCAAGTAACAGATCAAATAACAATTGGAAAGTCAATGGCATGGATGCACGTGGGTGATAAATGGGATCCCTCACAGATGGCATTAGTCCGGACGGAATTCAATAGTGGCATCTCATACAGATCGAAAGAATACGTGGGTCCTCAAACAATACCGGAGTTGATGAACGTATTCGATGAAATTTACAACCTCAAGCACTCAGACACCATAGTAACTGTATTTTCGAGGGAAAGTATCGCTGAAATCAATCCGGACGAAGTGGCGGGGTTACACGCGTGGCAGGAATTGCTTTCAAAGGAAGGCATCTCCAGTCAATTCACGCTTACAGAGATAGATGCACGATATCCCCGAAATACATGGCTTCAACGCCTTTTGGAGAGAAATATCATTATAGAAAACCTCGCGGATTATTTTTTTGTTATGGGACACCGGTATCAGTTGGCATTTTTGGAAGATAATCCGTATCTCTGGGAAACCGAAATTCAGGAGGTCTCATCAACAGAGGCGTGGGAAACCTATAAAACTACTTATATTGATGAGTTGATTAGATACTATACCAAGACTCGGAAAGCCAGAGATTACTCTTCGTTCAACCCAACCGAAAAACCGTAA